One Vitis riparia cultivar Riparia Gloire de Montpellier isolate 1030 chromosome 4, EGFV_Vit.rip_1.0, whole genome shotgun sequence genomic window carries:
- the LOC117912261 gene encoding protein POLLENLESS 3-LIKE 2-like, translating to MQDMWNVPPGFRPSTSAPSSPAKPIRVSRTRSESFHVTHKVPVGDTPYVRAKKVQLVDKDPEKAIPLFWAAINAGDRVDSALKDMAIVMKQQNRAEEAIEAIKSLRSRCSDQAQDSLDNILLDLYKRCGRLDDQIALLRHKLFLIQQGMAFNGKRTKTARSQGKKFQVSVGQEATRLLGNLGWALMQRNNYIEAEDAYRRALSMTPDNNKMCNLGICLMKQGRILEAKETLRRVKPAVADGPRGVDSHLKAFERARQMLLDLESEMLNKGSDPVEQSRLFDAFLSSSSLWQPQPCKDQHTTNTIKSQDDFGDENFDTNRVMKVLPGQKIAKPTAVHANSLNVAALPFYSSKMTKDPIGKPLQESLKRTRSGLAANSIGVNETGAFRKPLMECMEPENKTRRRSLSPEENGDKWADLLPDSKEFEAALIAAVLGSATETGKKTVETGNSSGILQNKIESRLKVFQDITLSMSPRA from the exons ATGCAAGACATGTGGAATGTTCCCCCTGGTTTCAGGCCCAGCACATCTGCGCCTTCGTCTCCCGCAAAGCCTATTCGGGTGTCAAGAACTCGATCAGAGTCCTTTCATGTCACCCACAAAGTCCCTGTTGGCGACACTCCTTATGTGAGAGCCAAAAAGGTTCAG TTGGTTGACAAGGACCCGGAAAAGGCAATCCCGCTATTTTGGGCCGCCATTAATGCTGGAGATCGAGTGGATAGTGCGCTCAAGGACATGGCCATTGTGATGAAGCAACAGAACAGGGCTGAAGAAGCCATTGAGGCTATTAAATCGTTGCGAAGTCGTTGTTCAGATCAAGCCCAAGACTCTCTTGATAATATCCTTCTGGATCTGTACAAG AGATGCGGGAGATTGGATGATCAAATTGCACTTTTGAGGCACAAATTGTTCTTGATTCAACAAGGGATGGCTTTCAATGGGAAGCGCACCAAGACTGCCAGATCCCAAGGGAAAAAATTTCAGGTGTCCGTGGGACAAGAAGCGACTCGGTTACTG GGGAACTTAGGATGGGCATTGATGCAGCGGAACAACTATATCGAAGCAGAAGATGCCTACAGGCGGGCACTTTCAATGACTCCAGATAATAACAAGATGTGCAATCTGGGTATCTGCTTGATGAAGCAAGGGAGGATTCTGGAAGCCAAAGAAACCCTTAGAAGAGTGAAACCGGCTGTTGCAGATGGCCCGAGAGGTGTAGATTCCCACCTCAAAGCATTTGAGAGGGCACGGCAGATGCTGCTTGATCTTGAGTCTGAAATGTTGAATAAGGGAAGCGACCCTGTCGAACAGAGTCGGCTCTTTGATGCCTTCCTCAGTTCTTCCTCGCTTTGGCAGCCTCAGCCTTGTAAGGACCAGCACACAACGAATACAATCAAATCTCAAGATGATTTTGGGGATGAGAACTTCGACACCAACAGAGTCATGAAGGTTCTTCCTGGACAGAAGATTGCCAAACCAACGGCTGTTCATGCGAACTCACTCAACGTCGCGGCATTGCCATTCTACTCATCAAAGATGACCAAGGACCCAATTGGAAAACCACTGCAGGAGTCCCTTAAGAGAACAAGATCAGGGCTTGCTGCTAATTCGATAGGAGTGAATGAAACAGGGGCGTTCAGAAAGCCCTTAATGGAATGCATGGAACCAGAAAATAAGACTAGAAGGCGATCTCTTTCACCCGAAGAAAATGGGGACAAGTGGGCAGACTTGCTGCCAGACAGCAAGGAGTTTGAAGCGGCTCTTATTGCTGCAGTTCTGGGTTCAGCCACTGAAACAGGGAAGAAGACTGTGGAGACTGGAAACAGTTCTGGAATTTTACAGAATAAGATTGAGAGTAGGCTTAAAGTCTTTCAAGACATAACACTCTCTATGAGCCCAAGAGCCTAA